TTTCTTTTGCGGCCTTATTTGTAAAGGTCAACACCAATATATTGAAAGGATCTACTCCTTTTTGTATTAAATGGGCTACTCTATAGGTAATTACCCGCGTTTTTCCAGATCCTGCACCAGCAACAATCATTACTGGACCTTCTGTCTGTTCAACTGCGGCTCGTTGTGAGGGGTTCAGTCCTGCTAAAAAATCCAAAATGCTCTCCTAAATTTATCTTTTGTAATGCCTCAAAAATGGGGACTCAAATTTAATAAAAATAGACGTACTATACTAGAACTTTTATCCACAGTGACAAGAAGATAGCAGAATGTTAGCTCAGGGCATTCAGAAGCGCTTGGTAACGCTCCATAAACCTACCTACATGAAGCCCATCGACCAAGGCATGGTGCACATGCAATGAGATCGACATCGTCTTTTTTCCATCTTTATCCATCAACTTTCCGAAGGAGATTTTTGGGCAAGAATCAGGATAATCAAAACTCCGTGCATGCGAAAGTGACGTGAAATTTACCCAAGGCAAGGCAGAACAATGAACTTCATTAATCCTTGCCCCTTCCAAATAAAGGCCAGAAGAATTCTGTACTTTTTCGATTTCCTTCTTTGCATCTTCCAAGAACAAATTTTCATCATCATTATAATCTATATAAGAGAATCCGAAGGTTTCATCAGGACGCAAAACGGTACTGGAAACATGCACTTGATCATACAGATAAGGCTCACCATCCTCTATCCTGAGCCTGAACTGCTCCATTTCATTCATTGCTTTCAAGGCTCTGTACAAATAGTACAGAAAAAAAGATTGTGATTTTTTCTTCGCCTGATTATAGGCTGTAGTCAGGTCCAGTTCAACGGTAATCCCATGGAAGGGTTCAGAAAATTTTGAAAAGAACTCAAAATGTTCTTTCCTTGGCCAACTCTGTAAATCTATTTTCTTTCTCATTATTGATTCAAAAATCCTAAAATATCTTTAATTTTCTACTATCGTAAAATCTAATAATCCTAAATATGACAAAACATATTCTATTTCTTAAGGCAGTTCTTATTTCCGTTTTTCTATTTTCCTGTGCTGTTCAAAAAGAAATTCCTGCTTCATTTGTTGACCTCAAAACGTCCATACCCAATATGGAAATAGACCTACGTTATCACGGAAGTCATAATTTTTTGGGCCGGCCGGTGGATGGATATGATGCTGTGAGAGTTTATATCACAAAAGAAGCAGCAACTGCAATGATGGCTATACAGAAAGAACTTAATAGTAAAGGATTTGG
The Sphingobacterium daejeonense genome window above contains:
- a CDS encoding chloramphenicol acetyltransferase — its product is MRKKIDLQSWPRKEHFEFFSKFSEPFHGITVELDLTTAYNQAKKKSQSFFLYYLYRALKAMNEMEQFRLRIEDGEPYLYDQVHVSSTVLRPDETFGFSYIDYNDDENLFLEDAKKEIEKVQNSSGLYLEGARINEVHCSALPWVNFTSLSHARSFDYPDSCPKISFGKLMDKDGKKTMSISLHVHHALVDGLHVGRFMERYQALLNALS